One Desulfurispora thermophila DSM 16022 DNA segment encodes these proteins:
- a CDS encoding LL-diaminopimelate aminotransferase: MQAAKRVASLCAAVFNEMEVLKRQVEARGMKVINLGVGTPDRPPAPHIVQAMHRALDNPQNYRYPLEGMPRLYQAVAGWYRQRFGVQLDPASEVLVLMGSQDGLAHIAMAYIDPGDIALVPDPGYPIYACGIGLAGGEIHPLPLRAENNFLPDLDSIPPDIARRAKLLWINYPNNPVAAVAGLEFFTRVVDFARQYDVLVCHDIAYCELAYDGYRPVSFLQAPGAKEVGIEFYSLSKTYNMAGCRIGFAVGNPAVIEVLARLKSNIDYGVFQVVQEAGIAALTGPQDCVVENARTYQRRRDILVDGLARIGWQMPKPRASMFIWAPLPPGYSDSRQFALELLERTGVIVIPGTAFGSCGQGYVRIAMVQDDGLLEEAVQRISSCYDFTA; encoded by the coding sequence GTGCTCAAGCGCCAGGTAGAGGCCCGGGGTATGAAGGTGATTAATCTGGGTGTGGGAACGCCGGATCGCCCGCCGGCACCACACATTGTGCAGGCCATGCACCGGGCGCTGGACAACCCGCAGAATTACCGCTATCCGCTGGAGGGCATGCCGCGGCTTTATCAGGCGGTGGCCGGCTGGTACCGGCAGCGCTTCGGTGTGCAACTGGATCCGGCCAGCGAAGTGCTGGTGTTGATGGGATCGCAGGACGGCCTGGCCCACATTGCCATGGCCTATATCGACCCGGGTGATATAGCCCTGGTCCCTGATCCCGGTTATCCCATCTATGCCTGCGGCATAGGACTGGCCGGCGGGGAAATCCATCCCCTGCCCCTGCGGGCGGAAAACAACTTTTTACCCGATTTGGATTCCATTCCACCTGATATAGCCCGGCGGGCCAAACTGCTCTGGATCAACTATCCCAACAACCCGGTGGCGGCGGTGGCCGGCCTGGAGTTTTTTACCAGGGTGGTGGATTTTGCCCGGCAGTACGATGTGCTGGTTTGCCATGACATAGCCTACTGCGAGTTGGCCTACGACGGTTACCGGCCTGTGAGCTTTCTCCAGGCGCCGGGGGCCAAAGAGGTGGGCATTGAGTTTTACTCTTTGTCCAAGACCTACAATATGGCCGGGTGCCGGATTGGCTTTGCCGTGGGCAATCCAGCGGTGATCGAGGTGCTGGCCCGCCTTAAATCCAACATCGACTATGGAGTTTTTCAGGTGGTGCAGGAGGCGGGTATAGCCGCCCTCACCGGGCCGCAGGACTGCGTGGTGGAAAATGCCCGCACTTATCAGCGGCGGCGGGATATTCTGGTGGACGGGCTGGCCAGGATTGGCTGGCAGATGCCCAAGCCCCGGGCTTCCATGTTTATCTGGGCCCCTCTGCCGCCGGGTTACAGCGATAGCCGCCAGTTTGCCCTGGAACTTTTGGAGAGAACGGGCGTTATTGTTATCCCCGGCACGGCTTTTGGGAGTTGTGGCCAGGGTTATGTGCGTATAGCCATGGTGCAGGATGACGGTTTGCTGGAGGAAGCCGTGCAGCGCATCAGCAGTTGCTATGATTTCACAGCTTAG